One Tubulanus polymorphus chromosome 5, tnTubPoly1.2, whole genome shotgun sequence DNA segment encodes these proteins:
- the LOC141905040 gene encoding mitochondrial disaggregase-like — MAARFLKTGNFVLHPKLINYPSLHLPLDKNVTSIRTLCYNSAVLNEFRSFYRTRSLLIFSRRSSSSVLRNTFVSKFRACLPYLTANSRLRQSIKLTSFGILSAAGFIGYNRNSDSLNEDLISAAFEDDAESIQRLVKQGADVNARHDFGWTALQVATVNRNLSAVRILLELGADPNLGDEFSSIQKIARQHRISPLKVLMIREMEFSGNFNNQATFGGCTALHYAVLVNHSEIIEALLAAGADPTIENENGHRPSAYAKQDKRMLGLLQENEAKFELKRKQLEAEQRRKNPLEKRIREHIIGQEGAITTVASAIRRKENGWYDEEHPLVFLFLGSSGIGKTELAKQVAQYLHKDVKKGFIRLDMSEYQEKHEVAKFIGSPPGYVGHDEGGQLTKALKKQPNAVVLFDEVDKAHPDVLTIMLQLFDEGRLTDGKGQTIVCKDAIFIMTSNLASTEIAQHALQLRSEAQKVTEQTIDDNSENLVLSERVTISRNFKDKIVRPILKRQFRRDEFLGRINEIVYFLPFSRSELAKLVVKELQFWAQKASEKHQMDLTWDHQVIDVLADGYDVHYGARSIKHEVERRVISQLASAHEKQLIYDGCQLRLTVDNPRDVLAKPRDESTQTPSIKLQIVKKGTLKNEYVDLPLLNTENVFGETF, encoded by the exons ATGGCTGCCAGATTTCTGAAAACGGGAAATTTCGTATTACATCCGAAATTAATCAACTATCCCTCGCTTCATTTGCCTCTCGACAAAAATGTAACATCAATTAGAACACTATGTTATAACTCAGCAGTTCTGAATGAGTTTCGATCTTTCTACAGAACTCGGAGTTTGCTAATATTTTCGCGGAGAAGTAGCAGcagtgtattgcgcaatacctTCGTATCTAAGTTTCGAGCTTGTTTACCATATTTAACAGCGAATTCACGCCTTCGACAATCAATAAAATTGACCAGTTTCGGTATTCTCTCAGCAGCTGGTTTTATAGGTTATAACCGTAATTCAGATTCACTGA ATGAAGATCTTATTTCTGCTGCATTTGAAGATGATGCTGAAAGCATTCAACG ATTGGTGAAACAAGGAGCTGATGTAAATGCCCGCCACGATTTCGGTTGGACCGCTCTTCAAGTGGCCACTGTTAATAGAAACTTAAG TGCTGTAAGAATTCTGTTAGAACTCGGAGCTGATCCAAATCTCGGCGATGAATTCAGCTCGATTCAAAAGATAGCCAGACAACATCGAATCAGTCCACTGAAAG TTCTGATGATTCGTGAGATGGAATTTTCCggtaatttcaacaatcaGGCGACGTTCGGTGGATGCACGGCGCTACATTACGCGGTTCTGGTGAATCATAGCGAAATCATCGAAGCTTTACTCGCTGCAG GAGCTGACCCaacaatagaaaatgaaaatggacATCGACCCAGCGCTTATGCCAAACAAGATAAAAGGATGCTTGGTTTGCTGCAAGAAAATGAAGCAAAG TTTGAATTGAAGCGTAAACAATTAGAAGCAGAGCAGAGACGTAAAAATCCGCTCGAAAAgagaatcagggaacataTTATTGGTCAGGAAGGAGCTATTACAACTGTAGCGTCCG CGATTCGTAGAAAGGAAAATGGCTGGTACGACGAAGAGCATCCATTAGTATTTCTGTTCCTCGGATCATCAGGAATAG GCAAAACCGAACTGGCGAAACAAGTGGCGCAATATTTACATAAAGACGTCAAGAAAGGATTCATACGTTTAGACATGTCGGAATACCAGGAAAAACATGAAGTCGCCAAGTTCATAGGATCACCTCCGGGATATGTCGGGCACGACGAGGGTGGACAGTTAACTAAAGCGTTAAAGAAACAACCGAATGCCGTTGTTTTATTCGATGAAGTTGATAAAGCTCATCCGGATGTTTTAACGATCATGCTACAGTTATTCGACGAGGGACGACTGACCGATGGAAAGGGTCAAACGATCGTTTGTAAAGACGCCATTTTTATTATGACGTCGAATTTAGCGAGTACGGAAATAGCGCAACACGCTTTACAACTTCGTAGCGAGGCGCAGAAAGTAACAGAACAAACGATCGACGATAACTCAG AAAATCTGGTGCTCAGTGAACGTGTAACGATATCTAGAAATTTCAAAGATAAAATCGTTCGACCGATACTTAAG CGTCAATTTCGTCGCGATGAATTTCTTGGCAGAATCAATGAAATCGTTTATTTCCTACCGTTTTCAAGATCTGAACTCGCTAAACTTGTGGTGAAAGAACTTCAATTTTGGGCGCAAAAG GCTTCAGAGAAACATCAAATGGACCTCACCTGGGATCATCAGGTGATTGATGTATTAGCAGACGGTTATGATGTACATTATGGAGCTCGGTCTATAAAACATGAG GTCGAGCGGAGAGTGATAAGTCAGTTAGCCAGCGCTCATGAGAAGCAACTGATTTATGACGGGTGTCAGTTACGTCTCACGGTTGATAATCCTagagatgttttagctaaacCACGCGACGAATCGACTCAGACTCCGTCGATTAAATTACAAATCGTCAAAAAAGGAacgttgaaaaatgaatacgtAGATTTGCCGCTTTTAAATACCGAAAATGTATTTGGAGAAACTTTCTAA